The following are from one region of the Patescibacteria group bacterium genome:
- a CDS encoding site-specific DNA-methyltransferase yields MKPYYHDNLRTVYNKSCTDMSELPDGSIQMCVTSPPYWGLRKYSGNQELIWGSTNHHEHEWGAEIIHKKGYAGDKSTLVGTQTADITKEANSQGQYCQVCNAWRGAYGLEPTPELYVQHTIEILREIRRVLRKDGVVFWNVGDTYFGSGQGYGDTKTTNKNHTGSRERQKPVWNSSVLKPKDLCLIPFRVAIAAQEDGWWVRSVIIWNKPNPMPESVKDRPTEAHEYILMLTKSARYYWDMEAVREPIQQTTLNDIRFGTRVINGGRYTELNETDNSINQSFFSANPNGRNLRSVWDFPTQPYREAHFATFPEKLPEICIKAASKECDLVLDPFAGSGTTLFVASKLSRRSVGYELSTEYCDLIIERNKQQVMELSK; encoded by the coding sequence ATGAAACCTTACTACCATGATAACTTACGCACAGTCTACAACAAGTCCTGTACAGATATGTCGGAGCTGCCGGATGGGTCAATACAGATGTGCGTAACTTCGCCGCCTTATTGGGGATTAAGAAAATACTCCGGTAATCAGGAATTAATTTGGGGCAGCACTAATCACCATGAGCATGAGTGGGGAGCTGAAATAATTCACAAAAAAGGATATGCCGGAGACAAGTCAACTTTAGTTGGAACGCAAACGGCTGATATTACTAAAGAAGCTAATTCACAAGGCCAATACTGTCAAGTCTGTAATGCTTGGCGTGGTGCTTACGGATTAGAGCCAACACCTGAGTTATATGTCCAGCATACCATTGAAATACTAAGAGAGATTAGACGGGTACTGAGAAAAGACGGTGTGGTGTTTTGGAACGTAGGGGACACTTACTTTGGTTCAGGGCAAGGATATGGGGATACTAAAACAACTAATAAAAACCATACCGGAAGTAGGGAACGGCAAAAACCCGTCTGGAATAGTAGTGTTCTAAAACCCAAAGACCTTTGCCTTATCCCATTTAGAGTAGCAATCGCCGCGCAGGAAGATGGCTGGTGGGTCAGGTCTGTAATTATCTGGAATAAACCGAATCCGATGCCGGAATCGGTCAAGGACAGGCCAACAGAAGCGCATGAGTATATTCTGATGCTCACTAAATCAGCCAGATACTATTGGGATATGGAAGCGGTTAGAGAACCTATCCAACAAACAACACTTAATGATATCCGTTTTGGAACCAGAGTGATAAACGGTGGTAGATACACAGAATTGAACGAGACAGATAATAGTATTAACCAATCATTCTTCTCAGCTAATCCAAATGGTCGTAATCTCCGTTCTGTATGGGATTTTCCTACTCAGCCATACCGTGAAGCACACTTTGCTACTTTCCCTGAGAAGTTACCTGAGATATGTATTAAGGCAGCCAGTAAAGAGTGCGACTTAGTTCTGGACCCGTTTGCTGGAAGTGGCACTACTCTATTTGTAGCTTCTAAGTTATCAAGACGGTCTGTTGGTTATGAGCTATCAACGGAATACTGCGACCTGATAATTGAACGTAATAAACAACAAGTTATGGAGTTATCTAAATGA
- a CDS encoding phosphoadenosine phosphosulfate reductase family protein, producing the protein MQLTFENKTIDQLAIELIQAYEPPEGYYLGFSGGKDSVVIYDLTNRSGVKFQAYYNVSPIDPPQIRDFIKANYPEVIWENHAKNFWNVHVMRNGLPMRNARWCCRIIKECGGEGRTKILGMRGAESDKRKGYKCFQEQHGNGGGYWLLPIHKWQDSDVWQYIYERKLEVCQLYSEGFTRIGCVLCPYAGKDEIKLSVSKFPKIVRLWQLACDNYIQKRIERGTPITQKTGEELFNWWIKR; encoded by the coding sequence ATGCAATTAACCTTTGAAAATAAAACCATAGACCAATTAGCCATAGAGCTAATACAGGCTTATGAGCCACCAGAGGGCTATTATTTGGGCTTTAGTGGTGGTAAGGATAGTGTTGTTATCTATGACCTGACTAATCGGTCAGGGGTTAAGTTTCAGGCTTACTACAATGTATCACCGATAGACCCACCACAGATAAGAGACTTTATCAAAGCGAATTATCCCGAAGTGATTTGGGAGAACCACGCTAAGAACTTCTGGAATGTCCATGTAATGAGAAACGGGCTACCCATGCGTAATGCTCGCTGGTGTTGTCGGATTATTAAAGAATGTGGTGGCGAAGGCAGAACAAAAATACTAGGTATGCGTGGTGCTGAATCTGATAAGCGTAAAGGTTATAAATGTTTTCAGGAACAACACGGTAACGGTGGTGGATATTGGCTTTTACCGATTCACAAGTGGCAGGATTCCGATGTATGGCAGTACATCTATGAACGTAAACTGGAAGTTTGTCAGCTTTACTCCGAGGGCTTCACCCGCATCGGTTGTGTCTTGTGTCCCTACGCTGGTAAGGATGAAATAAAACTGTCTGTTTCAAAGTTTCCCAAAATAGTCCGTCTATGGCAACTTGCTTGTGATAACTACATCCAGAAACGCATAGAACGTGGTACGCCAATAACCCAAAAGACAGGTGAAGAATTATTTAACTGGTGGATAAAACGATGA
- a CDS encoding DUF5131 family protein, which translates to MGKTKIEWCTHTMNPIKGKCPMACSYCYARRMYDRFHWNPAIREDVSVYDMLDSCKAGSKIFVGSTMELFGEWVTPLMRSNMFHVCELYPDLTFIFLTKQPQNLPIAFDDNCWVGVSCTNRQMWIDAQRHLSKVQAKVKFYSFEPLLGDVVGQMETAYFRLALENAGINWVIIGQQTPDKPETTPKLEWIQRIVEACDDGKIPVFLKNNLEYLIRGVDFSRQLRQQFPEVKS; encoded by the coding sequence ATGGGTAAAACAAAAATAGAGTGGTGTACTCACACCATGAATCCAATTAAAGGCAAATGCCCGATGGCCTGTTCCTACTGCTATGCCAGAAGGATGTACGACCGTTTCCATTGGAATCCTGCTATCCGGGAGGATGTGAGTGTCTACGATATGCTGGATTCCTGCAAAGCTGGCAGTAAAATATTTGTCGGCTCAACAATGGAATTATTTGGAGAATGGGTAACACCATTAATGCGCTCCAATATGTTCCATGTTTGCGAGTTATACCCTGACTTAACCTTCATCTTTCTCACAAAACAACCCCAGAACCTGCCAATTGCCTTCGATGATAACTGCTGGGTGGGAGTGAGCTGCACTAATCGTCAGATGTGGATAGATGCTCAAAGACATCTCTCAAAGGTGCAGGCTAAGGTTAAATTCTATTCGTTTGAACCTTTGCTCGGTGATGTGGTCGGTCAAATGGAAACTGCTTATTTCAGGTTGGCTCTTGAAAATGCTGGTATCAATTGGGTAATCATCGGCCAGCAAACGCCGGATAAACCAGAGACAACGCCGAAACTTGAATGGATACAAAGGATTGTCGAGGCCTGCGATGATGGCAAGATACCCGTCTTCTTGAAGAATAATCTGGAATATTTAATTCGAGGCGTTGATTTCAGTAGGCAGTTACGTCAGCAATTTCCAGAGGTCAAGAGTTAA